From a region of the Candidatus Pantoea bituminis genome:
- a CDS encoding PTS sugar transporter subunit IIA, translated as MLTQWLNVDAIHIVDDVIDWQDAVRKSAEPLLAQGAITPAYLDAIFTSHAEIGPYYVLTPGLAMPHARPEQGAHKNGLSLLHVKNGVNFDADENDPVYVVIMLCAFSGEEHIQMITALAELFSDDSRLQQLLSANTLPAIQAVIHS; from the coding sequence ATGCTTACTCAATGGCTTAACGTTGATGCGATTCATATCGTTGACGATGTTATCGACTGGCAAGACGCGGTACGTAAATCTGCTGAACCGCTGCTGGCACAAGGCGCGATTACGCCCGCTTACCTCGACGCTATCTTTACGTCACATGCTGAAATCGGCCCCTATTACGTGTTGACGCCAGGATTAGCCATGCCGCATGCGCGACCAGAACAGGGCGCACATAAAAATGGCCTGTCGCTGCTGCATGTGAAGAACGGCGTTAATTTTGATGCGGATGAAAACGATCCTGTCTACGTGGTGATTATGCTGTGCGCCTTCTCTGGCGAAGAGCATATCCAGATGATTACCGCGTTGGCTGAACTCTTCAGCGATGATTCACGCCTGCAACAGCTGTTGTCGGCAAATACCTTACCCGCCATTCAGGCGGTTATTCACTCGTAA
- a CDS encoding PTS ascorbate transporter subunit IIC has translation MLQFIIKDVLGTPAILVGLFSLIGLLLQKKPISDVISGTLKTIMGFVILIAGANLIAATLTIFSQLFEHSFSIQGVVPNTDAMAALAQKNYGTETAMIMVFGMLVNILLARITPLKYIFLTGHHTLYMSAMLAVILSVGGISGFWLVFIGALILGTMMVVSPAILQPFTRKITNSDDLALGHFGSSGYLLAALVGKVVGKGSPSIEELKVPKTLNFLRDSSVAISLTMMILFIALVLVAGKTFTETQVSDGQNFIVFAIIQSITFAAGVYIILAGVRMVIAEIVPAFKGIADKLVKDAKPALDCPTVFPFAPNAVIIGFLCSFAAGLISMFLCPLFGLSVIVPGLVPHFFCGATAGVYGNITGGRRGAVIGSFVQGLLISFLPAILLPLMGDLGFASTTFGDADFGIVGIILGHIISFFH, from the coding sequence ATGCTGCAATTTATTATTAAGGATGTTCTTGGAACACCTGCAATACTTGTCGGCCTGTTTTCACTGATCGGTTTATTATTGCAAAAGAAACCGATCAGCGATGTTATTTCAGGCACCCTAAAAACCATCATGGGTTTTGTTATTCTTATTGCCGGGGCCAATTTAATTGCCGCCACGCTCACCATTTTCAGCCAACTGTTTGAACACTCCTTCTCGATTCAGGGCGTGGTGCCAAATACCGATGCAATGGCGGCGCTGGCGCAGAAGAATTACGGCACTGAAACCGCAATGATCATGGTATTCGGTATGCTGGTGAACATTTTGCTGGCGCGCATTACGCCGCTGAAATATATCTTCCTGACCGGCCATCACACCTTATATATGTCAGCGATGCTGGCGGTGATTTTGTCGGTGGGCGGCATCAGTGGTTTCTGGCTGGTGTTTATAGGTGCGCTGATTCTCGGCACCATGATGGTGGTTTCTCCCGCCATTTTGCAGCCGTTTACGCGTAAAATTACCAATTCAGATGATTTGGCACTGGGTCACTTTGGCTCAAGCGGCTATCTGCTGGCTGCGCTGGTCGGCAAAGTGGTGGGTAAAGGCAGCCCTTCCATTGAAGAGCTAAAAGTACCGAAAACCCTGAACTTCCTGCGTGACTCTTCCGTTGCCATCTCGCTGACCATGATGATTCTGTTTATCGCGCTGGTGCTGGTGGCAGGCAAAACGTTCACGGAAACGCAAGTCAGTGACGGGCAGAACTTCATTGTCTTCGCCATCATTCAGTCAATCACTTTTGCCGCAGGCGTCTATATCATCCTTGCTGGTGTACGCATGGTAATTGCCGAAATCGTGCCAGCCTTTAAAGGCATTGCTGACAAACTGGTTAAAGACGCGAAACCCGCACTGGATTGCCCAACGGTATTCCCGTTTGCGCCAAACGCCGTGATTATTGGCTTTCTGTGTAGCTTTGCCGCTGGCCTGATCAGCATGTTTCTCTGCCCGCTATTTGGTTTGAGCGTCATTGTTCCCGGCCTTGTTCCGCACTTTTTCTGCGGAGCCACTGCAGGCGTGTACGGCAATATTACCGGTGGACGCCGTGGTGCGGTAATCGGCTCCTTCGTTCAGGGGTTACTGATCTCATTCCTGCCCGCCATTTTGCTGCCGCTCATGGGCGATCTCGGTTTCGCTTCCACCACGTTTGGTGATGCAGACTTCGGTATTGTCGGCATTATTCTCGGCCACATTATCTCTTTCTTCCATTGA
- the alsE gene encoding D-allulose 6-phosphate 3-epimerase — MIAKFSPSLMCMDLTRFREQIEAMNNHAAFYHVDIMDGSYVKNITLSPFFIENLRKITDVPIDVHLMVNHPEDIIPLCIESGADIISFHPETANNKIFRLLTQIKEAGRRCGVVLNPATPADSIREYAHLLDKVTVMSVDPGFAGQKFIPETLDKIRKLIEMRKEHDFHYLTEIDGSCNAKTFKQVAASGVEVFIVGTSGLFNLDNDVAEAWQKMESIFARETAA; from the coding sequence ATGATCGCCAAATTTTCCCCTTCGCTGATGTGCATGGATTTAACCCGCTTTCGCGAACAGATTGAAGCCATGAATAATCACGCAGCTTTTTATCATGTTGATATTATGGATGGCAGCTACGTTAAAAATATTACGCTGTCCCCCTTCTTTATTGAGAATCTGCGAAAAATCACAGACGTCCCGATTGATGTACATCTAATGGTTAATCATCCAGAAGATATTATTCCCCTGTGCATTGAATCCGGTGCAGATATCATTAGCTTTCACCCGGAAACCGCGAACAATAAAATATTTCGCTTATTAACGCAGATCAAAGAGGCGGGTCGGCGCTGCGGCGTGGTATTAAACCCGGCAACACCCGCTGATAGCATTCGAGAATATGCACATTTATTAGATAAAGTGACGGTAATGTCAGTTGATCCCGGTTTTGCCGGACAAAAATTCATCCCGGAAACGCTGGATAAAATTCGCAAATTGATTGAAATGCGTAAAGAACATGACTTCCACTATTTGACTGAGATAGACGGTTCCTGCAACGCCAAAACCTTTAAACAGGTCGCCGCTTCTGGCGTAGAGGTGTTTATCGTGGGGACATCCGGCTTATTCAATCTGGATAATGATGTCGCGGAAGCCTGGCAGAAGATGGAATCGATTTTCGCCCGCGAGACGGCGGCGTAA
- a CDS encoding aspartate aminotransferase family protein codes for MVTRSTIMDTNSFRAEDAEALDVDTRKLTDKRSKVLGESYRLFYRKPVHLVRGEGQYLWDAAGDKYLDVYNNVASIGHCHPAVIDAVTQQMKMLNTHTRYLHENILNYSEELLATTPDEIDRAMYMCTGSEANDLAIRVARAFSGGTGIIVTKEAYHGTSELTSGASPALGSGQPLAATTRLVMPPDAYRVDAPDLGEWFATEIQKQIDDMKAHGIKFAGFLADSIFSSDGVLPNPRGFLKKAVDVVHANGGIFIADEVQPGFGRTGDAFWGFGRHDVVPDVITTGKPMGNGIPVSGLLAKSDVLAAFSDEIPYFNTFGGNPVAMAAAQAVLKVIKEEGLQEHSRIVGAKLHAELSKLMARFECVGDVRGAGLFIGFELVEDRSSKKPDKTLALNVIEKLREHRVLTSVAGPYGNVLKLRPPLAFQESDIDWLVGALDKSLRELGK; via the coding sequence ATGGTTACGCGTTCTACCATCATGGATACCAACAGTTTTCGGGCAGAAGATGCTGAGGCGCTGGACGTCGATACGCGAAAGCTAACCGATAAACGCAGCAAAGTGCTGGGCGAATCGTATCGCCTGTTCTACCGCAAACCGGTGCATCTGGTGCGCGGCGAAGGGCAATATTTGTGGGATGCGGCGGGTGATAAATATCTCGACGTTTACAACAACGTGGCGAGCATCGGGCATTGTCATCCCGCAGTGATTGACGCGGTCACGCAGCAGATGAAAATGCTGAATACCCACACGCGTTATCTGCATGAAAACATTCTCAACTACAGCGAAGAATTGCTGGCGACCACCCCGGATGAGATCGATCGCGCCATGTATATGTGCACGGGTTCAGAAGCCAACGATTTGGCAATTCGCGTAGCGCGTGCCTTTAGCGGCGGAACTGGCATCATTGTTACCAAAGAGGCGTATCACGGCACCAGCGAACTGACATCAGGCGCGTCGCCCGCGTTGGGAAGCGGTCAACCTTTGGCAGCGACCACGCGTTTAGTGATGCCGCCGGATGCGTATCGTGTCGATGCGCCAGATTTAGGCGAATGGTTCGCCACGGAAATTCAAAAGCAAATCGATGACATGAAAGCACACGGCATTAAATTTGCTGGCTTCCTCGCGGACTCGATTTTCTCCTCAGACGGCGTGTTGCCTAACCCGCGTGGCTTCCTGAAAAAAGCGGTCGATGTGGTACATGCCAACGGCGGTATTTTTATCGCTGATGAAGTGCAGCCAGGCTTTGGGCGAACCGGTGATGCGTTCTGGGGCTTTGGTCGTCATGATGTAGTGCCAGATGTGATTACCACCGGTAAACCGATGGGCAACGGCATTCCTGTTTCTGGCTTGCTGGCGAAAAGTGATGTGCTGGCGGCGTTCAGCGACGAGATTCCTTACTTCAACACCTTTGGTGGCAATCCGGTGGCGATGGCGGCGGCGCAGGCGGTGTTGAAAGTGATCAAAGAAGAAGGGTTACAGGAGCACAGCCGTATAGTGGGCGCGAAGTTACACGCTGAGTTGAGCAAATTAATGGCGCGATTTGAATGCGTCGGTGACGTGCGCGGTGCCGGATTGTTTATCGGCTTTGAGCTGGTAGAAGATCGCAGCAGCAAAAAGCCGGACAAAACACTGGCATTGAACGTGATTGAGAAACTCCGTGAGCATCGCGTGTTGACTTCAGTAGCCGGGCCTTACGGCAACGTATTGAAGCTGCGCCCACCGTTGGCATTTCAGGAAAGCGATATTGACTGGCTGGTTGGCGCATTAGACAAATCACTGCGCGAATTAGGCAAATAA
- a CDS encoding DeoR/GlpR family DNA-binding transcription regulator, with protein sequence MLQETRLHRIRALLSTLNQVSTERIIKELGISRETARRDIIELEAQGLARRVHGGLVAIATQPEPPLTVRRAAQAKEKQAIAQAAAQLLQPGQTLFLDAGSTTTLLAEALRTMSGLTILTNSLQAALALSAGEEHESLNNQIILLGGNMSAGAHQTRGEITVGEIMRYRADVALLSPVGIDAKSGATSFHPHEAAIARAMVNQSKQCYLLADHSKLGVVSRTVYAPPQEIDLLITDNGGDKPAALEALHQVLPQVLMV encoded by the coding sequence ATGTTGCAGGAAACGCGCCTTCACCGTATTCGCGCCTTGTTGAGTACGCTCAATCAAGTCAGTACTGAGCGCATCATCAAAGAGCTGGGCATTTCACGTGAGACGGCGCGGCGCGACATCATTGAGCTGGAAGCCCAAGGGCTGGCGCGCCGGGTACATGGTGGTTTAGTGGCCATTGCTACGCAGCCGGAGCCGCCGCTAACCGTGCGTCGAGCAGCACAAGCGAAAGAGAAACAGGCGATAGCTCAAGCGGCAGCGCAATTATTACAGCCAGGCCAAACGCTGTTTCTGGATGCTGGCAGCACCACCACGTTACTGGCAGAAGCGTTACGCACCATGTCCGGCCTGACCATTTTGACCAACAGCTTGCAAGCCGCGCTGGCGCTTAGCGCGGGAGAAGAGCATGAGAGCCTGAATAATCAGATTATTTTATTGGGCGGAAATATGAGCGCAGGCGCACATCAAACGCGCGGTGAGATTACCGTTGGCGAGATCATGCGTTATCGTGCCGATGTCGCCCTGCTTTCACCGGTTGGCATTGACGCAAAAAGCGGGGCAACCAGCTTTCATCCCCATGAAGCCGCCATTGCCCGCGCCATGGTAAACCAGTCAAAACAGTGCTATTTGCTGGCCGATCACAGCAAGTTAGGCGTGGTTAGCCGCACGGTGTACGCGCCACCGCAAGAGATTGATCTGTTGATTACCGATAATGGCGGCGACAAACCTGCGGCGCTTGAGGCGCTACACCAGGTTTTGCCGCAGGTGTTAATGGTTTAA
- the fdhD gene encoding formate dehydrogenase accessory sulfurtransferase FdhD, translating into MNEIEIVGLQKTQVWQRSDLAQSQADWLAEEVPIALVYNGISHVVMMATPKDLEAFALGFSLSEGIIDAPNEIFGLDVVPNCNGIEVQIELSSRRFMALKEQRRALAGRTGCGVCGVEQLDQIGKPVTPLPFTQTFELANLDRALGQLKDFQPVGQRTGCTHAAAWIQPNGELAGGSEDVGRHVALDKLLGYRSQTHWNQGAVLVSSRASYEMVQKSAMCGVEILFAVSAATRLAVDVAERCNLTLVGFSKPGRATIYTHPQRLI; encoded by the coding sequence ATGAACGAGATCGAGATCGTGGGGCTGCAAAAAACCCAGGTCTGGCAGCGCAGCGATTTAGCGCAATCACAAGCCGATTGGTTAGCGGAAGAGGTGCCGATAGCGCTGGTCTACAACGGTATTTCGCACGTTGTGATGATGGCGACACCCAAAGATCTTGAGGCATTCGCGCTGGGCTTTTCGCTTTCAGAGGGCATTATTGATGCGCCCAACGAGATTTTTGGTCTGGATGTGGTGCCGAACTGCAACGGCATAGAAGTGCAGATTGAGCTTTCCAGCCGCCGTTTTATGGCGCTAAAAGAGCAGCGCCGAGCGTTAGCTGGCCGCACGGGCTGCGGCGTGTGCGGTGTCGAACAGTTGGATCAGATTGGTAAACCGGTCACGCCGCTGCCTTTCACGCAGACTTTTGAACTGGCTAATTTGGATCGGGCGTTAGGGCAGCTGAAAGATTTTCAGCCGGTTGGCCAGAGAACCGGCTGTACGCATGCAGCGGCGTGGATTCAACCCAACGGCGAACTGGCGGGCGGGAGTGAAGACGTTGGACGTCACGTGGCGCTGGATAAGCTGTTGGGCTATCGCAGCCAAACCCACTGGAATCAGGGCGCGGTGCTGGTTTCCAGCCGCGCCAGTTATGAGATGGTGCAGAAGTCAGCGATGTGCGGCGTTGAAATCTTGTTTGCCGTTTCTGCGGCAACACGCCTTGCCGTTGACGTGGCGGAACGATGCAATTTAACACTGGTTGGCTTTAGCAAGCCGGGTCGCGCGACCATCTACACCCATCCACAGCGGCTGATTTAA
- the glyS gene encoding glycine--tRNA ligase subunit beta, producing the protein MTDKTFLVEIGTEELPPKALRSLAEAFAAQVTAELDAANLAHGEVSWFASPRRLALKVATLSAAQPDREVEKRGPAIAAAFDAEGNATKAAEGWARGNGITVDQAERLSTDKGEWLVHRAQVKGETAQALLPAMIATALSKLPVPKLMRWGASDVQFVRPVHTVTLLLGDELIPGTILGIESARIIRGHRFMGEKEITLENADQYPEILEKRGQVIANYQTRKAMIKADAEAAARQLGGVADLSDSLLEEVTSLVEWPVVLTATFEEKFLKVPAEALVYTMKGDQKYFPVYDNDGNLLPNFIFVTNIESSDPQQIISGNEKVVRPRLADAEFFFNNDRKKRLEDNLPRLETVLFQKDLGTLRDKTDRIQALAGWIAAQIGADVNHATRAGLLSKCDLMTNMVFEFTDTQGVMGMHYARHDGEAEDVAVALNEQYQPRFAGDELPSSPVACALAIADKMDTLAGIFGIGQHPKGDKDPFALRRAALGVLRIIVEKNLPLDLQTLTEEAVRLYGTKLSNAKAVDDVIDFMLGRFRSWYQEEGHSIDTLQAVLARRPTRPADFDARMKAVSHFRTLEAAAALAAANKRVSNILAKSTETLNDSVQASLLKENEEIQLATFVTALSSKLQPYFAEGRYQDALIELAQLREAVDNFFDKVMVNAEDPAVRVNRLTLLSKLRELFLQVADISLLQ; encoded by the coding sequence ATGACAGATAAAACCTTCCTGGTGGAAATTGGCACCGAAGAGCTGCCACCGAAAGCCCTGCGCAGTCTGGCGGAAGCCTTTGCTGCTCAGGTCACCGCTGAACTGGATGCAGCGAATCTGGCTCACGGCGAAGTGAGCTGGTTTGCTTCGCCGCGCCGTCTGGCGCTGAAAGTCGCCACATTGAGTGCTGCACAGCCAGATCGTGAAGTTGAAAAACGCGGCCCGGCGATTGCCGCCGCTTTTGATGCCGAAGGCAATGCCACTAAAGCGGCTGAAGGCTGGGCGCGTGGCAACGGCATTACCGTTGATCAAGCAGAACGCTTGAGCACCGACAAAGGCGAATGGCTGGTTCACCGTGCGCAAGTTAAAGGTGAAACGGCGCAAGCGCTGCTGCCGGCGATGATCGCCACGGCGCTGAGCAAGCTGCCAGTACCAAAGCTGATGCGCTGGGGTGCGAGCGACGTACAGTTCGTGCGTCCGGTGCATACCGTGACGCTGCTGTTGGGCGATGAGCTGATTCCAGGCACCATTTTAGGCATTGAGTCTGCACGCATTATTCGCGGGCACCGCTTCATGGGCGAGAAAGAGATCACGCTTGAGAATGCCGATCAGTATCCAGAAATTTTGGAAAAACGCGGCCAGGTGATCGCAAATTATCAGACGCGTAAAGCGATGATCAAAGCGGATGCCGAAGCGGCGGCACGTCAATTGGGCGGCGTCGCGGATCTGAGCGATAGCCTGCTGGAAGAGGTGACTTCGCTGGTGGAGTGGCCGGTGGTGCTGACCGCAACCTTTGAAGAGAAATTCCTCAAGGTTCCGGCTGAAGCGCTGGTTTACACCATGAAAGGTGACCAGAAATATTTCCCGGTTTACGACAATGACGGCAACCTGTTGCCGAACTTCATTTTCGTCACCAACATCGAATCCAGCGATCCACAGCAGATTATTTCCGGTAATGAAAAAGTGGTTCGCCCACGTCTGGCGGATGCGGAATTCTTCTTCAATAACGATCGGAAAAAGCGTCTGGAAGATAATCTGCCGCGCCTTGAAACCGTGCTATTCCAGAAAGATCTGGGCACGCTGCGTGATAAAACCGATCGTATTCAGGCTTTAGCAGGCTGGATTGCTGCGCAGATTGGCGCAGACGTTAATCATGCGACGCGCGCCGGTTTGCTGTCGAAGTGTGACCTGATGACCAATATGGTGTTTGAGTTCACCGACACGCAAGGCGTGATGGGCATGCACTACGCGCGCCATGATGGCGAAGCCGAAGACGTCGCGGTGGCGCTGAACGAGCAATACCAGCCGCGTTTCGCGGGTGATGAATTGCCATCCAGCCCTGTTGCTTGCGCATTGGCGATTGCTGACAAAATGGACACGCTGGCAGGTATTTTCGGTATTGGCCAGCATCCGAAAGGTGATAAAGATCCGTTCGCGCTGCGCCGTGCCGCGCTGGGCGTGCTGCGTATTATCGTCGAGAAGAACCTGCCGCTCGACCTGCAAACGCTGACCGAAGAAGCTGTGCGTTTATATGGTACCAAGCTGAGCAATGCCAAAGCGGTTGATGATGTTATCGACTTTATGCTGGGACGTTTCCGCAGCTGGTATCAGGAAGAGGGTCACAGCATTGATACGCTGCAAGCGGTGTTGGCGCGTCGTCCAACGCGTCCGGCTGACTTTGATGCGCGCATGAAAGCGGTATCGCATTTCCGTACGCTGGAAGCTGCCGCAGCGTTGGCAGCAGCCAACAAGCGTGTGTCTAACATTCTGGCTAAATCGACGGAAACCCTGAACGACAGCGTGCAGGCTTCGCTGCTGAAAGAGAATGAAGAGATCCAGTTGGCGACCTTCGTGACCGCTTTGAGCAGTAAACTGCAACCTTACTTCGCGGAAGGCCGTTATCAGGATGCGCTAATTGAACTGGCGCAACTGCGTGAAGCGGTAGATAACTTCTTCGATAAAGTCATGGTTAATGCAGAAGATCCCGCCGTGCGCGTTAACCGTTTGACGCTGCTGTCGAAATTGCGTGAACTGTTCTTACAGGTCGCGGACATTTCACTGTTGCAGTAA
- the glyQ gene encoding glycine--tRNA ligase subunit alpha, with protein sequence MQKFDTKTFQGLILTLQDYWARQGCTIVQPLDMEVGAGTSHPMTCLRAIGPEPIATAYVQPSRRPTDGRYGENPNRLQHYYQFQVMIKPSPDNIQELYLGSLRELGLDPTVHDIRFVEDNWENPTLGAWGLGWEVWLNGMEVTQFTYFQQVGGLECKPVTGEITYGLERLAMYIQSVDSVYDLVWSDGPLGKTTYGDVFHQNEVEQSTYNFEYADVDFLFSCFEQYEKEAQMLLALEKPLPLPAYERILKAAHSFNLLDARKAISVTERQRYILRIRTLTKAVAEAYYASREALGFPMCKDKK encoded by the coding sequence ATGCAAAAGTTTGATACCAAGACCTTTCAGGGCCTGATCCTGACCTTGCAGGATTACTGGGCGCGTCAGGGCTGCACCATCGTTCAACCGCTGGACATGGAAGTGGGCGCTGGCACATCTCATCCAATGACTTGCCTGCGTGCTATCGGCCCGGAGCCGATTGCTACCGCTTATGTGCAGCCGTCACGCCGTCCAACCGACGGTCGCTACGGTGAAAACCCGAACCGTTTACAGCACTATTACCAGTTCCAGGTGATGATCAAGCCTTCTCCAGACAACATTCAGGAGCTTTACCTTGGGTCGCTGAGAGAACTGGGTCTGGACCCAACGGTGCACGATATTCGCTTCGTTGAAGATAACTGGGAAAACCCAACGCTGGGCGCATGGGGATTGGGCTGGGAAGTCTGGCTCAACGGCATGGAAGTGACGCAGTTCACCTACTTCCAGCAAGTGGGTGGCCTGGAATGCAAACCCGTTACCGGTGAAATCACCTACGGCCTTGAGCGCCTGGCGATGTATATCCAAAGCGTCGACAGTGTTTACGATTTGGTGTGGAGCGATGGCCCGCTGGGTAAAACCACTTACGGCGACGTGTTCCATCAGAACGAAGTAGAACAATCTACTTACAACTTCGAATACGCCGACGTCGATTTCCTGTTCTCCTGCTTCGAGCAGTATGAGAAAGAAGCACAGATGCTGTTAGCGCTGGAAAAACCGCTGCCGCTGCCCGCTTACGAACGCATTCTGAAAGCCGCACACAGCTTTAACCTGCTGGATGCGCGCAAGGCGATCTCAGTGACCGAGCGTCAGCGTTATATTCTGCGTATCCGCACCCTGACCAAAGCCGTGGCTGAAGCGTATTACGCTTCCCGCGAGGCGCTGGGCTTCCCGATGTGCAAAGACAAAAAGTAA
- a CDS encoding RidA family protein, translated as MKTAITYPGMNAADRPMGPAPLSAAVLHEPMLFISGQVAIDPYSSSIVGNDITSQTRQVMKNVGDLLGEAKMSFDNVVRVTIYLTDLTTFSEMNAAYSEFFTFPFPARATVGIQLNHPDLLVEMEVTAMR; from the coding sequence ATGAAAACCGCGATTACTTATCCAGGTATGAACGCCGCCGACCGTCCGATGGGTCCAGCGCCGCTTTCTGCAGCCGTCCTTCACGAACCGATGCTGTTTATTTCGGGACAGGTTGCTATCGATCCTTACAGCAGCAGCATCGTCGGTAACGACATTACCAGCCAGACGCGTCAGGTCATGAAAAACGTGGGCGATTTGTTAGGCGAAGCCAAGATGTCGTTCGATAACGTCGTCCGCGTGACCATTTATCTAACCGATCTCACCACCTTCAGCGAGATGAACGCCGCTTACAGCGAATTTTTCACGTTCCCTTTCCCGGCCCGCGCCACTGTGGGTATTCAACTCAACCATCCTGACCTACTGGTCGAGATGGAAGTCACGGCGATGCGCTAA
- a CDS encoding D-2-hydroxyacid dehydrogenase yields the protein MNIHIENDANAVSALQLTLARLRQALDDHPQLKDQFTLTENSDPTQTASFLVESDILWSGRKLEIDSFDTPRLGWVQVMSAGVEQWLAHWRDGITLTNASGVHGDKGAEFILMASLMFNFGMPGFLQDQTLRLWRPSFGGCARGKTVMLLGVGGIGAAAANLLSAQGYRVLGVTRSGKCEADVAGCITIDDVDDFLPQVDVLVSTLPLTPQTHQLFDRRRLGLLSAHAGVVIVGRADVFDYTALREMLTAGELAGAVLDVYPQEPLPQDDPLWGTPGVIMTPHCSLDDHSAYLESCLDVFIDNLARYRQQTPLRNQVDTVRGY from the coding sequence ATGAATATTCATATTGAAAACGATGCTAACGCTGTCAGTGCATTACAGCTGACGCTCGCGCGTCTGCGTCAGGCGCTGGACGATCATCCGCAGTTGAAAGATCAATTTACCCTGACCGAAAACAGCGATCCCACACAAACCGCCTCTTTTCTTGTCGAGAGCGACATTCTGTGGTCTGGACGCAAGTTGGAGATTGATAGCTTCGACACGCCGCGCCTCGGCTGGGTACAGGTCATGTCAGCCGGTGTAGAGCAATGGCTGGCGCATTGGCGCGACGGCATCACGCTGACTAACGCCTCAGGTGTGCATGGCGATAAAGGCGCTGAATTTATTTTGATGGCGTCGCTAATGTTCAATTTTGGCATGCCGGGGTTTTTACAGGATCAGACGTTGCGTCTGTGGCGTCCCAGCTTTGGCGGCTGCGCACGGGGTAAAACCGTGATGCTGCTAGGTGTTGGTGGCATCGGTGCGGCCGCCGCTAATTTGCTAAGCGCGCAAGGTTATCGCGTGCTGGGCGTGACGCGCAGCGGCAAGTGTGAGGCTGACGTAGCGGGCTGCATCACCATTGATGACGTGGACGATTTTTTACCGCAGGTCGATGTCTTGGTTTCGACGCTGCCACTGACACCTCAAACACATCAGCTGTTTGATCGCCGTCGTTTGGGGCTGTTGTCTGCGCATGCTGGTGTGGTGATTGTGGGTCGTGCAGATGTGTTTGATTACACCGCACTACGCGAAATGCTGACCGCAGGCGAGTTAGCCGGTGCAGTGCTGGATGTTTATCCGCAAGAGCCGCTGCCGCAGGACGATCCGTTGTGGGGCACGCCGGGCGTAATCATGACACCACATTGCAGTTTGGACGATCACAGCGCCTATCTCGAAAGCTGTCTTGACGTTTTTATTGATAACCTGGCGCGCTATCGCCAGCAAACGCCACTGCGCAATCAGGTTGATACGGTGCGCGGATATTAG
- a CDS encoding transporter substrate-binding domain-containing protein → MDPSLFERISSCLGFKHTYQNGSFNVLLTSITSGRADIGPMLYVTDERLKQIAFVASVQVQDGSVVAKGNPKKINSVDDLCGKTVAAAAGTYEATKLVPEQSQKCSAAGKPEVSMLMVQNTDNSIQAVKSGRADIYLTEAGSARAIAKADPTLASAFTVDLPIMVGFPIAKDNVTMRSAVLDAMKVIQESGAQKKLLDYWGQGSSAERPAVSRG, encoded by the coding sequence TTGGATCCGTCCCTTTTTGAGCGCATCAGCAGCTGCCTTGGCTTCAAACATACCTATCAAAACGGCTCATTCAACGTGTTATTGACCTCTATCACCAGCGGTCGTGCTGATATTGGCCCGATGTTATACGTCACTGATGAGCGCCTGAAGCAGATCGCTTTCGTTGCCTCCGTGCAAGTGCAGGATGGTTCCGTGGTCGCCAAAGGTAATCCTAAGAAAATTAATAGTGTCGATGATCTTTGTGGCAAAACCGTTGCCGCTGCTGCAGGCACCTACGAAGCCACCAAACTGGTGCCTGAGCAAAGTCAGAAATGCAGCGCTGCTGGTAAGCCAGAAGTCAGCATGCTGATGGTGCAGAACACCGATAACAGCATTCAGGCAGTGAAAAGCGGTCGTGCGGATATTTATCTCACTGAAGCAGGCTCCGCCCGCGCTATCGCGAAAGCCGATCCCACACTCGCCAGCGCCTTTACTGTTGATCTGCCGATCATGGTCGGTTTCCCGATCGCTAAAGACAACGTCACCATGCGCAGCGCGGTACTGGATGCCATGAAAGTGATTCAGGAAAGCGGCGCACAGAAAAAATTATTGGATTACTGGGGCCAGGGCAGCAGCGCTGAGCGACCAGCGGTTTCACGTGGCTGA